In Thermospira aquatica, the following proteins share a genomic window:
- a CDS encoding helix-turn-helix domain-containing protein, translating to MREVITMTLKAQKRAKILEMVKNKKIKQKDAAIILGICRRQLIRIFKEYLSKGDEALNHKLIGKPGNHRISSDIKEKIMQIVRNNYKGFKPTFIAEKLYEEHHIKIGASTLRLWMMETGLWKKIRKTAKHRTRRPRKEHFGEMIQMDGSIHDWFGTGKEVCLMNMVDDATGTSYGLFDTGETTQVALQCLFDWIMKYGIPYSIYCDYKSLFYTKREATIEEQLAGNCL from the coding sequence ATGAGAGAGGTGATAACGATGACACTTAAAGCACAGAAGAGGGCAAAAATACTGGAGATGGTAAAGAACAAGAAAATCAAGCAGAAAGATGCTGCAATAATACTGGGGATTTGCAGAAGGCAACTTATTCGAATTTTTAAAGAATATTTATCAAAGGGTGATGAAGCTCTCAATCACAAATTAATAGGCAAACCGGGGAATCACAGAATTAGCAGTGATATCAAAGAGAAAATTATGCAGATAGTACGGAATAATTATAAAGGTTTTAAGCCGACATTTATAGCTGAAAAGCTTTATGAGGAACATCATATAAAAATAGGAGCATCAACGCTTCGTTTATGGATGATGGAAACAGGATTGTGGAAGAAAATAAGAAAAACTGCGAAACACCGTACCAGAAGGCCGAGAAAAGAGCATTTTGGAGAAATGATTCAAATGGACGGCAGCATTCACGACTGGTTTGGGACAGGCAAAGAAGTCTGTCTGATGAATATGGTGGATGATGCTACAGGCACATCTTACGGTCTTTTCGACACAGGAGAAACGACACAAGTAGCGCTGCAATGTTTGTTTGACTGGATAATGAAATACGGTATTCCTTATTCGATCTATTGTGATTATAAAAGCCTGTTCTATACAAAACGGGAAGCGACCATAGAAGAACAGCTTGCAGGAAATTGCCTCTAA
- a CDS encoding PadR family transcriptional regulator — MKYSNVELIILHLISEKKSLSGYEINRLVEERGYRNWAEIGTSSIYIGLEKLENKGLVVSSLDTQKQGKGPLPKKYSLTPEGEKVLLEEMRKALSGKADIPGRFTIGLSGLALFTIEEAIVHLGNKKSQLADQIQHQNNQWQAIGGEKAPFHVWALFRHTTYMLEKELEFVEKLISDLKKLL, encoded by the coding sequence ATGAAATACTCCAATGTCGAACTCATCATTCTTCATCTCATCAGTGAAAAGAAATCTCTTTCCGGGTATGAGATTAACCGTCTGGTGGAAGAGAGGGGGTACCGAAACTGGGCCGAAATAGGCACATCTTCCATTTACATTGGACTAGAAAAACTTGAAAACAAAGGACTTGTTGTATCCTCTCTCGATACTCAAAAACAGGGGAAAGGACCCTTACCAAAAAAATATTCACTTACACCAGAAGGAGAAAAGGTTCTCCTTGAAGAGATGCGCAAAGCTCTTTCTGGTAAAGCAGATATCCCAGGCAGGTTTACCATTGGGCTGTCGGGTCTTGCCCTTTTTACGATTGAAGAGGCTATTGTTCACCTCGGAAACAAAAAAAGCCAGCTCGCCGATCAGATCCAGCATCAAAACAATCAATGGCAGGCTATTGGTGGAGAAAAAGCCCCCTTTCATGTATGGGCGCTCTTTCGTCACACGACGTACATGCTTGAGAAAGAACTTGAATTTGTAGAAAAGCTTATATCGGATCTAAAAAAACTTCTTTAA
- a CDS encoding integrase catalytic domain-containing protein — MFERRPIYRETAKQYQKASKKEKMEILDYFVRITGLKNRNYAARLLRQHGKNIYVGKKNYLKADIAKKGKRPGRKKKFGEEELKLLKKVWEIENYMCGKRLKPILNEVLDNLLANGHLQGFQQAIENLRHISASSIDRLLKHERKKLEIKGRKGTKPGTLLKQQIAIRTWAEWDENCPGFMEIDLVAHEGGNSRGDFAQTLNMVDVWSGWTELVAIKNKASKWVREAIEKVQRRLPFDLRGIDSDTGAEFINHPLRDWCEKHQIKFTRGRSSRSNDNCYVEQKNYSIVRQNVGYFRYDTEEEVYYLNRLYAYLRLYANFFQPVMKMTEKKRIGSKVQKKHDDIKTPYQRLLESSYVSEAQKERLTRLYKALDLFHLRQKITACQRKLFSLQKKKNVKNKNLEETVWNF, encoded by the coding sequence ATGTTTGAAAGGAGACCTATTTACAGGGAAACGGCAAAACAATATCAAAAAGCCAGCAAAAAGGAAAAAATGGAGATACTGGATTATTTTGTGAGGATAACAGGCCTAAAAAATCGAAACTATGCCGCCAGGCTCTTGAGGCAGCACGGAAAAAACATCTATGTAGGCAAGAAAAATTACCTTAAAGCCGACATAGCCAAGAAGGGCAAAAGACCTGGCAGAAAGAAAAAATTCGGCGAAGAGGAACTAAAACTTCTAAAAAAGGTCTGGGAAATTGAAAACTACATGTGTGGCAAACGTTTAAAGCCGATTTTAAATGAAGTTTTAGATAATCTCTTAGCAAACGGACATCTCCAGGGTTTTCAACAGGCTATAGAAAACTTGCGCCATATAAGTGCTTCAAGTATTGACCGACTTTTGAAACATGAGCGTAAAAAGCTTGAGATAAAAGGACGAAAAGGTACAAAGCCTGGAACGTTGTTAAAGCAACAAATAGCTATACGCACGTGGGCAGAGTGGGATGAAAATTGCCCTGGGTTCATGGAGATTGATCTGGTAGCCCATGAGGGAGGAAATAGCCGGGGAGACTTTGCTCAAACATTAAATATGGTGGATGTTTGGAGCGGTTGGACAGAGCTTGTGGCAATCAAAAACAAGGCTTCAAAATGGGTAAGAGAAGCCATAGAAAAAGTCCAAAGAAGACTTCCTTTTGATTTACGGGGAATTGATTCTGATACCGGTGCTGAATTTATTAATCATCCTCTGCGTGATTGGTGTGAGAAGCACCAGATAAAATTTACAAGGGGTAGAAGCTCCCGTTCCAATGATAACTGCTACGTTGAGCAGAAAAACTATTCCATAGTCCGCCAGAATGTTGGATACTTCCGCTACGATACCGAGGAAGAAGTCTACTACTTGAACCGACTCTATGCGTATCTCAGGCTTTATGCCAACTTTTTTCAACCGGTTATGAAAATGACAGAGAAAAAGAGAATCGGAAGCAAGGTGCAAAAGAAGCATGATGATATTAAAACTCCCTACCAACGGCTTTTAGAAAGCTCTTATGTAAGTGAGGCACAAAAGGAACGCCTAACAAGGCTTTATAAGGCTCTCGATTTGTTTCACCTAAGACAAAAAATTACAGCTTGCCAGAGAAAACTTTTCAGCCTTCAAAAGAAAAAGAATGTAAAAAACAAAAATTTGGAGGAAACTGTATGGAATTTTTGA